The Thermococcus peptonophilus genomic sequence TGTTGCGGAGCTTTCTCTCAAACTCCCGTCTCTTCCCGCCTTTAAGTGCAATCTCGCCGTACCTCACGATTATCACGTCAACCACCCAGGTAGCGGGCGAACACGTTCTTGGCCTCGTTCTCGTCTTCAACGCCCCTTATCACCATCCTACCACCCTGGAAGATGAGTATCTCAAGGTAGTCGTCCTCGAACTGGATGAACTGGCTCGTCTTCAGCGGCTCGATGCCGAGCTTCTTCAGCCTTTCTTCAAGATGATCAAAGTCTATGTTCATCCTCACCGGCGGCGTCACCTGTATGGAGCCGTCGCACAGGCGCTCTATCTTGATCCGCTTTTCTAAAAACTCGAACTTCCTGAGGGAGCATGCCGGACAGTCCTCCCTCCTCGGCACCTCAACCTTCTCGAAGTCGAGGGGCTTGGTGTCGAAGAATATGAGCTCGCTCCTAACTTCCTCACCGAGGAGCATCCTGGCCGCGAGGCTCACCGCTAATGAAGCGGCCAGAGGTGGGACATAGCTCATTATTCCGGCCACTGCACAGGTCGGCATCGGGCTCTCGGGTAGCTTTGGCATGAGACAGCGGAAGCAGGCCGTCTTTCCGGGAACTATTGGCATGACGTTGCCGTAGGTGGCCAGTACCCCCACGTAAACCCAGGGTTTGTTGTTCTTGACGGCGTAGTCGTTTATCACCTGTCTGGTGTAGATGTTGTCGGTTCCGTCGAGTATCAGGTCTGCCCCGTCGAGCAGGTTAACAGTCCCGGGGTTGAGGTCTTCAAAATAGCCCTTTACACCGAACCTCTCCTTCAGCGCTTCGACCTTGGGCTTTCCAACGTCCCCTTTCGTGTAGATCGTCCTTGGAATGTCGCTCTCGTCCACAAAGTCCCTGTCGATGACGATAATTTTCCCCACTCCGAGCTTGTGGAGGAAGTAGGCCTCCCAGCTTCCCAGCGCGCCGGCTCCCACAACGGCGACGGTGCTCTCTCCAAGCTTCCTCTGTCCCTCGATTCCAATAATAGGGAAGTGCCTCGAAAAGTCCATCTTCACCTGCATGTTCTCACCATCGGGACTTTCTGCAGGGGCTCAAAAAAGGCTTTTGAAAACCAAAGGTTCTGGACAGTTCTGGGAAGAGGCGGAAGGGTATTAAACTCCCCCAAGAACTTCCACCGGTGGTGGAACATGGAGTTCTTTGAAGTCTTGAGGAAGAGGAGGAGCATAAGGCGCTTTCGGGATAAACCTGTACCGAGAGAGCTTATAGAAAAGCTCCTGGAAGCGGCTTTCCTCTTGCCCAGCTCCTACAACAGGAGGCCCTGGCACTTCATAGTCGTGGACGACAGGGAAAAGCTTGAGGCCCTTTCAAGGGCCAAACTGGGAGCATCGGGTCTCAAAACGGCGCCGCTGGCAATAGTCGTTGCCGCCGACGAGAGCAGGAGTGACGTCTGGGTTGAAGATGCTAGCATAGCGGCGGAGCACATTCAGCTGGCGGCGTTTGACCTGGGTCTAGCTTCATTCTGGGTGCAGATAAGGAACAGGATGCACAATGAGACTAAAACAGCAGAAGAATACGTGAGGGGGCTTCTAGGAATTCCAAAAAACTACCGCGTGCTGTGCATCGTTGGGATAGGCTATCCAGCAGAGAACAAGCCGCCCCACGGCGATGAAGTCTTTGAGTGGGAGAAGGTGAGCCACAACGAATTTGGGAAGAGGTTTAAGTAGCCATCAGGAGCCCAATCTCTTCAACACTTTTAAGCCATTTCTGACAAGGGTTTCTTTAGGGGAGCTTCCTACCGGGCCCAGGCTGATGCAGTCATGGGGGCTCACGTGGTGCACCCATGTGTGCCATAAATGTTAATCCTTTTCAGAGGAATTTTCCATTTTGGAAAGGATAAGGGCCATAAGCCTGCTTTATTAAGCACAGATCGGTGAGAGTAATGGAAGCTAAGGTTTGTAAGTTCTGCGCCGGGGAGAGGCTCGACGAGGTTATGAAGCTCCTCGAAGAGAAAGGTTACAGTGTTAGCGTTGAAGAATGCATAGGGCTCTGCGCGAAGTACGCCTGTGGCAACATAAACGTCATAGCAGGGGAAAAGGAGATATCCGTCGGGAACTTTGAGGAGTTCGTGAAGGCTCTGGAGGGGTGAAAATGGTGAAGGCTTTGGTGATAATCTCAAGCGACGACGAGAGTGCTTTACCGGGCTTCATGTGGGCGGCCAATGCTATCAAGCACGGCTGGGTCGAGGACGTTGAGGTTATCCTCTTCGGCCCTATAGAGAGGGCGATAGCCAATGGAGACGAGCGATTCCTTCCATGGATTGAGAAGCTGAGAGAGCTTGGAAAACTCCCGATAGCCTGCAAGAGGATCGCGGAGTTTGAGGGGTTTGAGGTCTCCCTGCAGAGATACGTCAGGACGGAGTACGTCGGAAAAATCATAGCGGAGCACCTGGAGAAGGGCTACGTTCCGATGACCTTTTGATGAAAAACGCTTCAAGAAAAGTCTTTTTAACGGCATTGGAGAGGCAGTTTAGGTGGATAAAGTGCGGAGGGCGCTCCCAGTATTCATAATGTCCCTGCTCTTCACGGGCTTCGTGGTGGCCGGTGAGGTCTCCTACGGAGGACTAAAGTTCCACGACGTTTCGAGCAAGGAAGAGCTCAACTCCCTGATATCCGCTCACGAGGGAGAGTACTTCTTCATCTTCTACCACTCTGAGAGCTGTCCCGCCTGCCAATACATGAAGGATAGCGTTTTCCCAACGGAAAAGGCCAAGAAAGCCCTCAAAGGACTTAATTTGGTCGCCGTTGACGTTTACAGAGGGAGAGAGATAACGACGCTCCGCTATCGGGTTTATGACAAGGTTCTCGTGCTCCAGCCGGACAACTCCGGCTACTACACGCCCAAGAAGCCTGGCGAGGAAATCAGCGTTGGAGTACCTGGAACACCGACGATGGTGATATTCAAGGTCGTTAACGGGACGAAGGTTCTTAAGGGAGTGGCCGTTGGGGCGCTGAATCCTAATGGCCTTGAATTCTTCGTAAAAACTGCTGTAGGAGACGAGCTCCAAAACACCACCGGAGCCAATGGTGCTCAAAGCGAGACGGCAGAAAAGGGAGCCTCGAAGGGAGCCCCCAACACAAACCTAAGCCTTGCCGTTCTTCTCCCGATATTCTCCGCGGGAATCGTGAGCGTGTTCTCCCCCTGCGTCCTGCCCATAATAGTGGGCACGCTCTCGCTCACCTTTGCTAGGAGAAGTGTTGAGGCCATAGTTGCGGGGATGGTGGTCTCGTTTGCACTCCTCGGTGCCCTCGTGGGGAGCCTTGGGGAGTACGCCTCCGGGATACAGGGGGCCCTCTACCTCATCGGCGGGGCGGGCTTCATAGTCGTCGGCCTCAGCTTCGTTAGTGACAGGGTGAGGACAAGGATGGAGAGGGTTCTAAGCTTCTCCCCATCGGACAGGGTGTCCAAGAATAGCGGCCTCGCCTATGACTTCGCCCTCGGCTCTGCCCTTGGGGCAACTTGGTTAGGGTGTATAGCGCCCTACGTGGGCTTCGCAGTTCTCACGGCGGCCCTGAGTGGAGACACCCTAAGCGGAGTCGTGGTCATGGGCACTTACGGCCTCGGGATGGGGCTCACGGTTTATCTTCTCACATCCTCGAAAGACCTCGCCGAGTGGGTCAACAGGAAGTTCCTCTCAAACCGGCTTTCACTGGGGGCTTCAAAGAGGGCAAAGTGGGAAATAGCCCTCGGAGTTGCCCTCATAGCCCTCGGAGTTTTGATGCTGACCGAAGTTACGCCGCTGAAGCTGTGGAGTGCGCTCTTCGAATCGCTCTCAAAACTTTAAGGGGGTGGTGAAATGTTCAGGTACAGGAGAAAGGTTGGAATGTCCCTGAAGGAAGCCGAGGAGAAGTTTAAGGCAAGGCTTGAGGAGAAGGGCTACAAGGTGGTGCTCGAGTTCACGCCGAGCGATGTGGTTAAGGCGAAGCTCGGCGTTGAGATGGAGCCCTACAGGATTCTCTACGTCTGCAACCCGAAGAAGTTCTACGAAATGACCAAGGTCGAGTACGAAATCGGTTCCTTTGCCCCCTGTCCGGTGCTCATCTACGAGAAGGGCGGAGAAACTTACGTCGCCATAAACACTGCCGACGACATAGTTGAGGTTATCAAAGAACCGCTTGAGGATGTTAAAGCCGCTATTGAATCGCTTTGAGCCCGTTTGTTTCTTTCCTACCTTTCCCACAATTTTAATAAGGTTGAGACGCAAATTTTAATGGGGTGATTCTCATGCAGAGGGCTCTCGTGACTTTGAGGCCTTCAGAGAGCAAACGTTTGATAGCCAAAGCCGTTGTCGCGATGGATGAGGTTCAGAAAGCCCTCAAGAACGGCTTCGTTTACATAGCGACCGGAACGACTGCAGCCTACATAGCGGAGGAGCTTCTCGGCGAGAAGATCGAGAAGGAAAAGTGGACGGTGGGAACTATAAGCAAGGGGAGGACGTGCGTTACTCCGAAGGCGACCTGGCCGAAGCACCTCGTTCTCTACAAGGGAAAGCCCTTCGAAGGGGAACCGCTTGAGGCCCTAAAGGAAATGGGGCCAGAGGACGTTTTCATCAAAGGCGGCAACGCCATAGATATAAACTGGAACGTGGCAGTCTTTGCGGCAGCTCCCGATGGAGGGACTATAGGAAAGACTTTCGGCTGGACAATAACCAAGGGAGTCCTCACGATAACGCCCATAAGCCTTGAGAAGTTCGTGCCGACGCCCGTCGAGGAGAGCGCGAAGCTGACGGGGATTTATTCCTTCGACTGGGGAACCGGACTCTACGCTGCCCTCGTGCCCATACCCCATGCGCACCCGGTTACGGAGGTGGAGGCGTACAAAATACTGGCAGGCGTGGAAGCAATACCAATAGCCGCTGGAGGCGCCGGAGGGGCCGAGGGTAGCGTGACTCTCGTCCTTGAGGGAGATGGGGAGAACATGGAGAAGGCAAAAGAAATAACGAAGGCCGTCAAAGGTGAGCCACCTCTGGAGCCATACACCGAGGACTGCTCCATCTGTCCGTTCGCAAGGATCTGCGGCCTTGGAAGCGGAAGTTTTTGAGCTTTCCGGCCTTTCTTTAATACTCCACCACGTTCTCCAAGTTTGCGCCCAGTAAGAAGGTGTCCCCTTCATTACAGATCCGTCAGAGACCATCAGCAGTACATGAACTACAGTAAGCACCATGTTCCCTTTTGACTTCATCTTCAGACCAACTGCCAAACGCTAGTAGTTCTTTGCCTTGAATTCGGCTTTCAAAGATCCGAGAGATACAGACCTATAAACAGAACGCTTGGAAAACTAACGCCCCTTTGAGGCTTTCAAGAGAATGAATGGCAAAAAGAGGAGAGAAAAGTCACTCCAACTCTTCCGCAAGTGGAGCGCTCTCCTCAACCCTTACCCCTTTGTTGAGCATGTCCCTAAGGTCCTTCTCAGGATCGCCTATGAGCCTCAGGTCGAACTGTCTCCTTAGGGCATCGAAGACGTTAGGTGTGAGGAACTCCGGCGGTTTTGGTCCGATGTAGATGCCCTTTATGCCGAGGTAGAGGAGCGAGTAGAGTATCGCCACGGCCTTCTGCTCCATCCAGCTCAGGACGATACTGACCGGCAGGGAGTTGACGTCCGTTCCCAGCTCGCTGGCGAGGGCCATGGCTATCTCGATTATGGAGTAGACGTTGTTGCACTGGCCGAAGTCGAGGAAGCGCGGGATTCCCTCTATTGTGCCGTAGTCCCTCGCGTTGTAGCGGAACTTGCCGCAGGCGGCGGAGAGTATGAGGGCGTCCTTCGGAATCAGTTCTGTGAGCCTCTCGTAGTAGCTCATGCCCTTGTGCGGTGTGTCACAGCCGCCGACGACGAAGATGTGCCTTATCTTGCCCTCGTTGATGAGTTCTATCAGCTTGTCTTTCATAGCCAGAACGTTCGTGTGGTGGAAGCCGGTGAGGAGCTTTCCTCCCTCAATATGTTCCATCCGCGGAGTTTCGAGAGCTCTCTCTATCACGGGCTCGAAGTCGTAGTCCTCTATGTGCGGCACTCCCTCAAGGCCCGCTATCCCTGTGGTGAAGATTCTGTCCTGATAGGCCTTTGTCGGCTGCTGAACACAGTTGCTGGTGCCCACTATAACCCCGGGGAACTCCGCGAACTCCTTCTTTTGATAGAGCCAAGACCCCCCCCAGTTGCCGTAGAGGGCCTTGAACTTTTTGAGCTCAGGATAGGCATGAGCGGGGAACATCTCAGCGTGGGTATAAACCTTTATCTCGTCCTCAAGGCCCCTCTCCTCTATCTGTCTGAGAAGTTCATATAGTGCTTTGTAGCTGTGACCGGTGACGAGTATGCCGTGTCCCTCGGCCGTTCCAGTTGGAACCTTGACCGGTTCGGGCCTTCCGAAGGTCTCAACGTAGGCCCTGTCAAGGAGCTTCATGGCCTCCAGGTGAACCCTTCCGTTCTCGAGGATGAGCTGGAGGAAGCGGTTCTTGTCGAAGTTGACGTTGGTGAGCGTTGAATAGAGAGCCTCGGCCAAGAAGTGGCCGATTCTTGGATCGTCGTAGCCGACTTCAAGAGCATGATAGTAGTAAGCCGATGTTCCCTTGATCCCGTAGAGAAGGGCCTCCTGCAGTGAGTTGAGGTCGGGGTCCTTTCCGCAGACTCCCCTGATTGTGCACCCTCCAGCCAGGCTCATCGAGCACTGGTTGCAGAGCATACCAACTGCTTCAGGAACGCGTATAGCCATGTCCATCAACCTCCCTTTTTATGACATATGTCATATTTCGGATTATTATTGAACTCTTCTTCATAAAAGTCTTGCGGTTTCTTAACCTAAAAGGAGTCAATGACTTATGTCATGACAAAAGCGG encodes the following:
- a CDS encoding sugar phosphate isomerase family, whose amino-acid sequence is MQRALVTLRPSESKRLIAKAVVAMDEVQKALKNGFVYIATGTTAAYIAEELLGEKIEKEKWTVGTISKGRTCVTPKATWPKHLVLYKGKPFEGEPLEALKEMGPEDVFIKGGNAIDINWNVAVFAAAPDGGTIGKTFGWTITKGVLTITPISLEKFVPTPVEESAKLTGIYSFDWGTGLYAALVPIPHAHPVTEVEAYKILAGVEAIPIAAGGAGGAEGSVTLVLEGDGENMEKAKEITKAVKGEPPLEPYTEDCSICPFARICGLGSGSF
- a CDS encoding DUF302 domain-containing protein: MFRYRRKVGMSLKEAEEKFKARLEEKGYKVVLEFTPSDVVKAKLGVEMEPYRILYVCNPKKFYEMTKVEYEIGSFAPCPVLIYEKGGETYVAINTADDIVEVIKEPLEDVKAAIESL
- a CDS encoding HesA/MoeB/ThiF family protein, with product MQVKMDFSRHFPIIGIEGQRKLGESTVAVVGAGALGSWEAYFLHKLGVGKIIVIDRDFVDESDIPRTIYTKGDVGKPKVEALKERFGVKGYFEDLNPGTVNLLDGADLILDGTDNIYTRQVINDYAVKNNKPWVYVGVLATYGNVMPIVPGKTACFRCLMPKLPESPMPTCAVAGIMSYVPPLAASLAVSLAARMLLGEEVRSELIFFDTKPLDFEKVEVPRREDCPACSLRKFEFLEKRIKIERLCDGSIQVTPPVRMNIDFDHLEERLKKLGIEPLKTSQFIQFEDDYLEILIFQGGRMVIRGVEDENEAKNVFARYLGG
- a CDS encoding cytochrome c biogenesis protein CcdA, which gives rise to MRRALPVFIMSLLFTGFVVAGEVSYGGLKFHDVSSKEELNSLISAHEGEYFFIFYHSESCPACQYMKDSVFPTEKAKKALKGLNLVAVDVYRGREITTLRYRVYDKVLVLQPDNSGYYTPKKPGEEISVGVPGTPTMVIFKVVNGTKVLKGVAVGALNPNGLEFFVKTAVGDELQNTTGANGAQSETAEKGASKGAPNTNLSLAVLLPIFSAGIVSVFSPCVLPIIVGTLSLTFARRSVEAIVAGMVVSFALLGALVGSLGEYASGIQGALYLIGGAGFIVVGLSFVSDRVRTRMERVLSFSPSDRVSKNSGLAYDFALGSALGATWLGCIAPYVGFAVLTAALSGDTLSGVVVMGTYGLGMGLTVYLLTSSKDLAEWVNRKFLSNRLSLGASKRAKWEIALGVALIALGVLMLTEVTPLKLWSALFESLSKL
- a CDS encoding nitroreductase family protein encodes the protein MEFFEVLRKRRSIRRFRDKPVPRELIEKLLEAAFLLPSSYNRRPWHFIVVDDREKLEALSRAKLGASGLKTAPLAIVVAADESRSDVWVEDASIAAEHIQLAAFDLGLASFWVQIRNRMHNETKTAEEYVRGLLGIPKNYRVLCIVGIGYPAENKPPHGDEVFEWEKVSHNEFGKRFK
- the hcp gene encoding hydroxylamine reductase, translating into MAIRVPEAVGMLCNQCSMSLAGGCTIRGVCGKDPDLNSLQEALLYGIKGTSAYYYHALEVGYDDPRIGHFLAEALYSTLTNVNFDKNRFLQLILENGRVHLEAMKLLDRAYVETFGRPEPVKVPTGTAEGHGILVTGHSYKALYELLRQIEERGLEDEIKVYTHAEMFPAHAYPELKKFKALYGNWGGSWLYQKKEFAEFPGVIVGTSNCVQQPTKAYQDRIFTTGIAGLEGVPHIEDYDFEPVIERALETPRMEHIEGGKLLTGFHHTNVLAMKDKLIELINEGKIRHIFVVGGCDTPHKGMSYYERLTELIPKDALILSAACGKFRYNARDYGTIEGIPRFLDFGQCNNVYSIIEIAMALASELGTDVNSLPVSIVLSWMEQKAVAILYSLLYLGIKGIYIGPKPPEFLTPNVFDALRRQFDLRLIGDPEKDLRDMLNKGVRVEESAPLAEELE